One genomic region from Serinus canaria isolate serCan28SL12 chromosome 7, serCan2020, whole genome shotgun sequence encodes:
- the LOC127059805 gene encoding spidroin-2-like isoform X3 — translation MLELVRHGLRQWRTGRERRPGGGAPGAGGGVRRREQLSSGPGTVQGVASSDPAQPGGVGRSRGARATGGGAPASSGSSAALRPSRGPAAPGPSGRGAGRSRRGWSAAGTRALSSQTCSRTVLVFLADEPAKWPRLLGNAVPRDMRTASDSARARGVLGPPPAAPGGSGLRLRLESGKGPVQRYLRIDFFLIQ, via the exons ATGTTGGAGCTGGTGCGGCACGGACTGCGTCAGTGGCGGACAGGGCGGGAGCGGCGACCCGGGGGCGGCGcgccgggggcgggcgggggagTGCGGCGGCGGGAGCAGCTTTCCTCCGGCCCGGGCACGGTGCAAGGGGTCGCGAGCAGcgacccagcccagcccggcgGCGTGGGCCGCTCGCGAGGAGCCCGAGCGACTGGGGGAGGGGCTCCCGCCTCCTCGGGCTCGTCAGCGGCGCTCCGCCCTTCCCGTGGCCCCGCCGCCCCAGGCCCGAGCGGGCGCGGCGCGGGAAGGAGCCGGAGAGGCTGGAGCGCGGCAGGTACACGGGCCCTTTCTAGCCAAACGTGCTCGAGAACAGTGCTGGTCTTCCTCGCCGATGAGCCCGCGAAATGGCCAAGG ctcctgggaaatgCCGTGCCTCGGGACATGCGCACGGCGAGTGACAGCGCCAGGGCACGTGGAGTGCTGGGGCCGCCGCCGGCTGCGCCTGGAGGGAGCGGGCTGCGGCTGCGGCTCGAAAGCGGGAAGGGTCCCGTGCAAAG GTACCTCAGAATTGACTTCTTCTTAATACAGTGA
- the LOC127059805 gene encoding spidroin-2-like isoform X1, with translation MLELVRHGLRQWRTGRERRPGGGAPGAGGGVRRREQLSSGPGTVQGVASSDPAQPGGVGRSRGARATGGGAPASSGSSAALRPSRGPAAPGPSGRGAGRSRRGWSAAGTRALSSQTCSRTVLVFLADEPAKWPRLLGNAVPRDMRTASDSARARGVLGPPPAAPGGSGLRLRLESGKGPVQRPSGYCCHRLDNIALMESCLQLKSIQVCCRYLRIDFFLIQ, from the exons ATGTTGGAGCTGGTGCGGCACGGACTGCGTCAGTGGCGGACAGGGCGGGAGCGGCGACCCGGGGGCGGCGcgccgggggcgggcgggggagTGCGGCGGCGGGAGCAGCTTTCCTCCGGCCCGGGCACGGTGCAAGGGGTCGCGAGCAGcgacccagcccagcccggcgGCGTGGGCCGCTCGCGAGGAGCCCGAGCGACTGGGGGAGGGGCTCCCGCCTCCTCGGGCTCGTCAGCGGCGCTCCGCCCTTCCCGTGGCCCCGCCGCCCCAGGCCCGAGCGGGCGCGGCGCGGGAAGGAGCCGGAGAGGCTGGAGCGCGGCAGGTACACGGGCCCTTTCTAGCCAAACGTGCTCGAGAACAGTGCTGGTCTTCCTCGCCGATGAGCCCGCGAAATGGCCAAGG ctcctgggaaatgCCGTGCCTCGGGACATGCGCACGGCGAGTGACAGCGCCAGGGCACGTGGAGTGCTGGGGCCGCCGCCGGCTGCGCCTGGAGGGAGCGGGCTGCGGCTGCGGCTCGAAAGCGGGAAGGGTCCCGTGCAAAG ACCTAGTGGGTACTGCTGCCATCGCCTTGATAACATTGCACTGATGGAATCATGCCTTCAGTTGAAGAGCATTCAGGTTTGCTGCAG GTACCTCAGAATTGACTTCTTCTTAATACAGTGA
- the LOC127059805 gene encoding spidroin-2-like isoform X2, with protein sequence MLELVRHGLRQWRTGRERRPGGGAPGAGGGVRRREQLSSGPGTVQGVASSDPAQPGGVGRSRGARATGGGAPASSGSSAALRPSRGPAAPGPSGRGAGRSRRGWSAAGTRALSSQTCSRTVLVFLADEPAKWPRLLGNAVPRDMRTASDSARARGVLGPPPAAPGGSGLRLRLESGKGPVQRYLLYPDFLQISLPLL encoded by the exons ATGTTGGAGCTGGTGCGGCACGGACTGCGTCAGTGGCGGACAGGGCGGGAGCGGCGACCCGGGGGCGGCGcgccgggggcgggcgggggagTGCGGCGGCGGGAGCAGCTTTCCTCCGGCCCGGGCACGGTGCAAGGGGTCGCGAGCAGcgacccagcccagcccggcgGCGTGGGCCGCTCGCGAGGAGCCCGAGCGACTGGGGGAGGGGCTCCCGCCTCCTCGGGCTCGTCAGCGGCGCTCCGCCCTTCCCGTGGCCCCGCCGCCCCAGGCCCGAGCGGGCGCGGCGCGGGAAGGAGCCGGAGAGGCTGGAGCGCGGCAGGTACACGGGCCCTTTCTAGCCAAACGTGCTCGAGAACAGTGCTGGTCTTCCTCGCCGATGAGCCCGCGAAATGGCCAAGG ctcctgggaaatgCCGTGCCTCGGGACATGCGCACGGCGAGTGACAGCGCCAGGGCACGTGGAGTGCTGGGGCCGCCGCCGGCTGCGCCTGGAGGGAGCGGGCTGCGGCTGCGGCTCGAAAGCGGGAAGGGTCCCGTGCAAAG gTATCTACTTTATCCTGACTTCTTGCAGATTAGCTTGCCACTACTGTAG